ATTAGTTTATTAACTATACcctgatgcacacacacacacacacacacacacacaaatgccaTGAATGTTCAAATGATGAAAAATATGGATAAATTGATTAAAGACAAAACATTAAACATGGACCATGTTAGTGGAACATGTAATGAACCATGGCTGTTATTCTAGGTCACCTGTTATTCTATGAACTTCATAAATCCACTAAAAATCACCTTGAAACTAGTTTGATTTGAAATAATGGTTCAGAAATGTGAAGCTAGTTCTGAGAAAAGCTCTAGCGACATTTGATTGCAGAGGCCATTTGGTTTGATGCTATTTTATGCAATTTAATATCAACAGTTTAAAGTATCCTAAATCTTTTACGGAATGATGTCTGAAGGAACATTATCCTGTTATGAGCTATCAGAGTCCATCTCTGTGAGTCAAGGGAATACATCACAGAGGTTTCTGGATTATGTTCAGACGATTGCAAAGAAATATTTCTCTATGGAACATAAAGATTCATAGATAGTAAACACCAATATTGATTTTGTTGATCCCATACTTAGAAGAAATGAGTTGAACAAACCGGAGCAAACACCatgaatttgcaaaatgttcCTTCCTTCTAAATGCATTTCAATTAAACTTCTAAAGCATGATTAAAAAGTGCAAAGACTATTATTTACAGATGAAATAAATtaagtttaacattttttttttttaattttagttatttgGTTTCCTCAAGgtcaaaacacaaacacaggggtaaaaataaattaaaatacagtaaaattagtTAAAGGTCTGGAAGTGTCTTAGAAGTTTAACAAACCATTGGCactaatgaaattaaatggTAAAAGccaataaatgttaaaaaatctGCATGTATATCCAGGGCCGGTTCTAGACATTTGGAGGCCCTAGGCATAATTTATGTTGGAGGCCCCTGACTCTTCTCCCCTctttaatattgtaataattttaccgttactctccaaattaatgtagaaaaaaCTTAAAGCAACagcttaaaaataaatgtatctgTGGCCTGGCCCAAATAAATGTATCCATATATTTCCTACCTTTTAGACAGGTAGGAAATATATAGTAATTGAATAAatttatcaaacattttatgcagtcttcactgcataaattataaattaaacataagCCTTATTAAAGCAATTGTCTCTGTTGGCTTTGTTCTTTGatgaacattaatgacagacatcacagtaactggtttattaggctgctgtcactttaagagctccCGCTGATGTGACGCGCAtcttattttctcacaactctttaagttcatttaagaCGTTATTTAACTCTTTTAAGACTACTCTAATGAGGATACTTGACAAAACAGGCATAATTctgtgtgttattgtttgttcaagaGTGACAGGGAACTTGATATTGCTGCGCatttctgtcttttcttttctgtgAATCTTGTGTGTCGATTGCAGTGCAcgttattaaaaaagtaattagttatagttattagttacttctcacaaatagtaaatGAGTTAATAACCGAGTTACATTGTTATAAAAtgaactaattaccagggaataTAACTattgttttttacttttaaaaaaatgcccccaatattgaatatgttaaataaatgaaatggacatgcaatttctctgtactgtatacgtgttggtagccattaaatacgtatttagtttaatatttatgtttaaataggcctattataatgttatttttaaatttaatctatttgattatgaaaagtgaacagcatgagtaagatatATATCGGGACACGTGGaatgggtcagacatgattttaaacacttcattaagttttgttttgtagaaagcctttatttaaagtgaatttcgttttgtaaaaattgtatcttaattttaatcagtgtttcatcaaccaattgcctggatataataaataagaagcaaatatagcaggcAATATAATGACATGGAGGTGCCGGCGCGTGAACTAGCGCGTCTtataaatgaaccgaaactcagcggctgcttgcctcacagacatgagaaatatatagaaagcttgaaatgtctacttttaaatgaaataattcaaaacgaaaagaaataggctctCTGATGATcatccgaatgaaatgtgcattctctCTCTAAGCGCGTCCacggagatgatgagagtcagtaatgtcaacttcatcttcgcagccgacactgattcagaaaacattagtttattaataaacaattaaaatgtctccttgttTTTGTCactttcataatcattacttttgcagGCTTTTTCTGGCAAgctttatttagcattttgcttCGCAACACCCACAGGATGTGTTCGTTTTGGCGAGTCCATCGGACCCACTCTGACTATGGTTAAGATAAACATCGTCACTATTTttagttaattaataaatattgaaataaattgtaGATAGgaaatttgtacatttttttttttttttttttttattattattattattaattttttttttttgtccctctGTCTGGGCCCCATCCCACCAATCGGGCCCTAGGCACGTGCCTAGTTTGCCTTTGCGTTAATCCGGCTTTGTGTATATCAGTGTTAATTTCATTGACGAATAATTtgtcaacaacatttttttcacggacgaaaacgagatgatgactaaataaaaatgcgttttgaatgactaaaactatgactaaaatctacgAGGTACGATTCgggaagatatccagtcaggactgctgtcctgtgtggaagatgcgcacatttgaattgTAATGTGCTGATCTAACCGCGGGAAACGCGGCGCTATTGCGCGCTCTACAGGCTCGTGCAGCAGCACATCTGACTGCTGCGcaattaaagggtcatgaaaccctaaaCCAAAATTTCTGAGATTTTAACAGAGGTATGTGTGTTGAACACCATTGAAGACAATGTTAGCATCTGTTAGATTTAATAGTAGGGGGGAAATggttaaattttagtttttatacgctattttcgtcttccgggtttAAAATCTTCATCCTGTCCACGTCACAGGCTGTGACGTGGCAGAGCACGATAGTGCTTTGATGACTCATCGGTGTTTCATAATTATTAACGAGACTGAGTTTATCCAATGAGAAGACACTCtcttaattattcatgacacCACGTGGATCTTTCCAATGACGAGGACGGTTAACGGCACTAAACAGCGAgagagactgactgactgacggtGCGTGTCCGTTGGCGCGGAGCGAGCGGGTAAGCGCGAGTGTCTTcggttcattcctatggaagttgagccgCGCGTAAGTTAAATGTGAcgctcaacttccataggaatgaatcTAAAAATGCTCTGGTCGCTTGCTCTGCTCCAGTCGACACGCAGCCTGACTGACTGAGCGTGTTGCAGGTTCGGCGCGTAGATCTATGCTATGTACGCAAGGTTTTTTTTaagcgttattttttttttcaaatatatgcatgtatagtgtgtatataaacaactatatattttataatgactgtaattacacatgtacattaatatgttttaaatagaattacGATTACTGTAGGATATATGTAGCAGGGCATTCAGTAACtcttgaaaagacaaaaataaagtgtcagtgtatttcattagattttaacttttccagtttttttttaaaaaaatgtagtaTTTCCTCACGTTTTACCACTGATTTTTAGTGAAAGTCGATATGCATGGGCTACTGGCGATGAGAGTTTCCCCCCtcccctctcctctcctctcccctCTTCTCACAGCCACCACGACCATTTaagttgcatttttcaaaaagattgTGAGCTAGACTTGAGCTGAAagaggggggtttcatgaccctttaatgaatagcgcacatttatgccatccgattgcttataagctaatgttgatgaattatgacagtGTTCACTGCACGGTGTTCATATGGTAGCatgttttagacgattgtaagaatgcatatttatctccctcatgagcagcctgctacagtgcagactgcagaTATTTCATAATAAGAGTCACAGTGTATTtcgggatggtttataattattatttttttcctggtcattattgttattttgttgaaacaataaactgtatttaatttaatttctgtttaattcatagtaaactactgtatcttctgtcacaggaaggaaagactaagaacattatttgacacattcaatatattttacaagtataagggttattatagtttattatagttaactaaacctaaaaccaaagaaatcttaattacttgaaataaacattaactgaaataaaagataaatatataaaaatgtaaacttataaaaatgtaaacttaatagtttctaagctttagcttaacctgaggtattaaaataaacaaaaaataaaaagttatagacatttaaaagcaaaaactaaaagtcacaaaaaattactaaaacgtttaactaaaattacaatgaaagcaggaaaaactaaaaaaatcaaatctaatacattttttaaatgaaatctataATAGTAGCCtacctcaatgataagtgtgtcaatccctgaaaagtactgaattttgctctttcacatgtttttgcacttgaacggttAAAAACCGTCCGCTTTGGTGAGCAAAGTACAGttgggtgaacataaacagtttgggAAATATCAGATGTACCTATATCAGTGTATAGGATCTGTGGAAGCATTTTTATTGGAAATGCTTAATgcttacaatttaactaaattaaatctacagtagaattagtcgactaaaattttatgatatttagtcgactaaaactagactaaaactaaaacaatttccgatgactaaaatatgactaaaactaaatggcattttagtcaaaagactatgactaaaactaaatcaaaatttgctgtcaaaattaacactgggaTGAGTGCAACCTGCAAACAGAGAATGTATCCCAGACACTCAACAAATTATCACAAAGGGACAAATGTATTTGATGTATTTAACTGTGGTATGGTTATTAAAACGACAGCATTTTCAAACAACCAGTCTTTAGTCAGGGCATAGACCTACCTTTAGCTTGAGAGGAATATCAACACCTCCATCATGCTGGTCCCCTTTCAGACCATGCTGTGTCAGGACCTCAATGAGGTAGACAAACTGTGAATGGGTGACCCGGAGATGACCCGTAAAATGTCTGCTCATCCATATGGAACAGAAGCTCCCATTCTACGCCAGTCTTAAAAATCATTGTCTGTGTCAGGACAAACTGAGCAACTGcatttataaaagtaaaaagtaagaTAAAACAGGCTTAATGAATGAATAGCAAAATCttcatacactcaaaaaaatgaattgttggatttacataaaaaataagtgtcaagtggttccacgcaacaatattgagtaatttgtacaaaaaacaatttagttgaatgaacaaaagaaatttaagtaaagctgacaaaatttctttgagtaaatacaaatcatttgaatgtcactgttacataatatttatatgtgcagtttatttaataatgttatgttGATTACGTAACGTAAACACAGGCGACACTCTTCTGCAtgatggtaaccacaaaattcaaaaacattacagaaacccctctaaatgtccaaacataactgaacattaaacactaacataaactaacaacatctttccctttactgaaaaacacataaaataacactttaatccctaaatttactctcctaatgcagtcccttgcaaagcatgctgggaactacggATCCACTGCCCAGTTAGTTATGTCAACAATAATGTGTGCGTTTCACAcagcaatgttaagttgactgaacaaacacttactaagtaaagctgacaatactcaattttagtagaaacaacACAGTTAAATTATGTTCATGTAGATACATGagtttttaagtaatgtgaacaagggtggtttgagtgaaactaacaacagtgaaagttcattttttgaGTGTAATGGGGTTCATCCTTTAGGAGCTAGGCCATTCACTTCACTGTAGGATACTGAATTTTTAGTCTTCACCAAACTGTGTGTAGAATATTGGGTGGCGTTTTtatgacatatcaggacacgtgtataatgacatgggtatgacatgttttgtttacatccagCATCCACAATTCCTTGGAAACTTTATTCTGCttcttcattaaaataatgacagatgtctagaaaagtagtaaagagcTGTAAGAAGAACAGTTGAAAGCATAAAGACTGAAATAAACAGACATAAACACCATCAAATCCCCtcagtctgttgacagcaatgaaatgagctttaagtgtcaattcacagcagatctgaagacatcagcataataaatgaggtgaaaacaggaactattgacatgaaataaagagtgttttcagcagtttctctgttcatattgatgatcctcagactatcaacactcattcaacaagacattcacatcatctcactttattctgagtgtttgctgttagaaaCTGATTATTGGAGTCAGGATATATGAGAAAATACTATAAACTGCTCTAGTGAAAGACAATAGTGTTATTTCTCACAATATGacattaataatacaaaaatcaacacacactcaccatCATCAACCACTAAAGATGAATAACTACAGCAATATGATAGATATGAACTGAAagtttgattttctaataataaGTACATTGATTGCAGTAGTGAAATTAGATCAGAAGAGACAATGATCACAAAACCTTTCGAAATAAAGAGCAGCACAAAGTACAGTTGATGTTATAATACAGAATCATCTCATATTTAAGATATCAAAGCAGTGTTCAGTATTAAACTCATACGGATCACAGTTTGTCCAGTATAGGCTACATGTAGATTAGAGAGGAAAAATTAAAGTGTGAACTCAATGTAAATGAAATACACTAAAATGAGTTTTCAGAAGTATAAACCAGAATGAGAGTCTGAGGAGTGAAAGGTTTCCTCAGATGAACTGCATTAAGTGAAGATTATAGAGCTTTTTAGCTTAAGCTGATTTAAGTTTTATCTGCTTTGTATCGTCGTGACCAATGAAAAAGTGTTTATATTGTTATGACCGCCTCCTGTGAGACTTTCCTTAAACTGAGCCTCAGAACAGAAGCTCAAGAGAGTCTTCTCCATCATTCTTGAAGATCTTCAGCTGCGGCGGGTGAGAACATCATGATTGAAGTAGATCTGACTATCCTGAATAATCACAGGGTTAAAGCTGAAAgattaaaagaatgttatgttGTATAATCTGCAGATTAATATGAGCTTTGTTCAGAATTACTTCAAATTCAAATTATTATAATGAATGTTATCATAAAATCATACGTTTCATAGTTATTTAGCAGTAGTTGATGAAGatcaagtgtttgtttttgtattatcGGTGCCATTTTGTGAGAAATAACAGTATTATCTTTCAATAGAGCAGTTTTATAGTCATATATCGTGACTCCAATAATCACTTTCTAACAGaaaacactcagaataaagtgagatgatgtgaatgtcttgttgaatgagtgttgatagtctgaggatcatcaatatTTACAGAGtaactgctgaaaacactctttatttcatgtcaatagttcctgttttcacctcatttattatgctgatgtcttcagatctgctgtgAATTGACACTTAAAcctcatttcattgctgtcaacagactgaGGGGATTTGATGGTGTTTATGTATGTTTATTTCTGTATTCATGCTTTCAACTGTTTTTCTTACAGTTCGTTAAAGTTAGaattagaaacaaaatgtaaaatataaatgattaatGCAATTAGTTTAAGGGTGAAATACAAAAAGGGGTTAATATAGCAAAAGAACTTGTCAGGCATATTTAGAAAGAGAATCATTTTCTGACATTCAAACACTGTATGTAAGGATCACAGTGAATCCCAAAATACTctttaattgtcattttaaatctttattCTTTGCCACTATCCTTCAAACCACTAGCTTTCACCTATTTGTCACCAAGaagtttttaatcatttaaaatataatgaactTTAGTATGATCTCTTACTcttttatatactttattaAGTACTGgtcaaaataaatgttgtttcatttttacataaatatatctGTTACACTAAATGATAATGTcacattaaaaagtaatttgaaacattaaaatagacACTTGCATTTTATtggttttctatttaaattcgCTTTTGTACATTTAATTTGATGCAGATACTAAAATTTGATTTCTGGTCTCTAaccctataaaaacaaacacagtaacTGATATTTTTGATTTGGACAGATCATCTCCTCCAACCAATTTGTAGTTCAGTCAGTGAAGCTCCGCCCACTATAGGTCACTACCAGTGAAGCCCCTCCCACAACCGgcacatcatcagtgaagccCCTCCCACAACAGTtacatcatcagtgaagctcctcccactgcAGTTGATCAATAAATGCaggaatattcccatcagacGAGCACTGAAAcatcaggaagagctgaaatctgcaaagaacatgagtgatccagaaccctgcagaatgaaacacactgaagatactgaagaacaaagaggttggtgtttattctttattcattcatgatgctgaacaacattcatgtcAGAAAGATTCAAACACTTTTTacgtattttacatttatttcatatctGCTTCACTGTTTCCAGGAGTGTTACCAGAATTTAGGCATTTTCAATACAGTTTACAACATTGTTATTTTTAGGAATAAACTGTAAAATCAATGAAGTGAATGAACTTTCCAGAATGGCTGACAGGGTTGTGAGTGTAACTTGAGCAAAATCTCTTCTTACAGTAACTTTAGTAACAGGGTTGATGAATGCAGTcattcatttgtgtaaaaactgaGACAATGGATTGGGATTATTTTCTTTCCCATCATGCTGTAGAAAAGAGCccagatgatgtcacttcctggtgtcacagttttaagaaatcctcTGTTTTTGAAAGGAGGAAAATCATGTCAGAAGTAACAGGGTTGAGTGAATCATGTAGGACActgataataacacatttaaagatgcagtcaagtctagactttgagcatgtgaactttcTACGGACACGGCAACAacaagataaataaataataatcactcaaatttttaaaaatacaatctACTCTACTTTACTGCAAACTTCACTTGATCTTGTGTTTCTGGTGTCCCACATTCACATGTGTATGAAAGGAAGTCAGTGGAAGGAGAAGTCTGCTGTGAACGGCCCTTAATAATTACACAGTTTTaggaaaattaattaaatatcaaCCTAAAAGTTGATGTCAAAATATGGCTGTTAATATCATTTGGTCATTGATCAAATATATTACTCAAAATATTTCAGAgcattgttttctttattttcttaatattatttataaattattaagaATTATTTAAGGGAAGGTGGCAGAGCAGCTATTTGGGAAATTCTGTAGCCAGAAGACGTCCATTCAGTGCTGATTGTCTTAATTCAGTAAATCTTCATGTATAAACATTTGAAactggagtcagattaaacgagcagctaaagtaaaattgagactaaattttaaaattaagtgaacttcacaggaGCGCTGAAAAGACGTACACACATTATACCTTCACCAGACCACTGGATTCTGTCGCTGGAACGGCAGCTGGTCCTTTACGATTGGAAGATTATTGTTAAAGTTTCAGGGACATATGAAACTGATTTATGCAAATGCATCAAAATGATCATAATGTTTTGTAGCAGTTGTCTATCACAACAAGTCTCAATATTATCACCTTTAACTTCATATTTctctctttaaattattttgatgtactgaaaattaaatgaatttttctctttcatttcaGAGCTGATGGAAGACAgtgaggagagtgaagaactgagaGAAGTGGAGCAGGAACATCATGACAAACCTGAAGAAAAACCTCTGAGtcgctcaaagactaaaaagacatttttaaagaaaagagccaagaaatctacaacctgcactcagtgtggaaagagtttctcaaccAATCAAAGTCTTAAAcgtcacatgaggatccacaccggagagaagccgttcacatgtgatcagtgtggaaagagtttcacaaccaaacaacatcttgagattcacatgagagttcatacaggagagaagccgttcacatgtgatcagtgtggaaagagtttcacacaaaaaggaCATCTAAAGGAACACATgaaagttcacactggagagaagccacacacatgtgatcaatgtgacaAAACGTTTCTCTGGTCATCAGACCTGAAGATACACCTGAGAGTTCATAcaaaggagaagccacattcatgttctgtgtgtgaaAAGAGTTTTTCATGGCTTTGTAGTTTATAATAacatgagaaaacacacactggtgtgagagagtacatgtgctttgagtgtgagaagacttttactacatggagtgatttaaaaaagcacaagagaattcacactggagagaaaccttacaagtgttcacactgtgacaagagattcagtcagtcatcatctctgaaaacacatgagaggatccacactggagagaaaccttacaagtgttcacactgtaacaagagattcagtcagtcatcatctctgaaaacacatgagaggatctacagcagagagaagctgcacacgtgtgatcagtgtggaaagagtttctcttttaaaagtcacctgaagatacacatgaagatccatgcagtggagaaaccacatcaccaCAGTCTGAAATGAAGTAGTTCATTTTTATGTGCTGAACAAAAAAATCTCTTCTGTGTAAGTTAGCCACAGCCAAATCTCTCCTCTCCAGCTATTTGGAGCCATGggtgacaatttttttttttttttttttttttttgcatttacaaaatgtatttttgtacctgcatcagcaaattattcccaaaaattcatttcaaaaatatgaatgaatgaggcatttatatagcactttattatgtactactgtacaccgTAAGTGCTTCACAATCACATCAGGGGTCGCTCCTCATcactggtgtcaaaagtattcacattcattactcaagtagaagtatagatactagggtttaaaaatacttctgtagaagttgaagtatcaactcaagctttttactcaagtaaaagtataaaagtactggtttcaaaactacttaaagtataaaagtaaaagtaatgtaggggaaaaatgccattaaggacaaaagcttaGGCCGTGCCACAGGGGCCTATTGTGTACtccacctcctcaaaaaaacatttttctaaaggccataatgaccataatgttatattaaaatgttaatgttgaaaaatttgGGATGCACTAGGCTACCCGTTTCAGCCGCATATATGTCCATTGAAAATGAACGCATTTTAGTacaatgcaaatacattaaagcacCATATATGTGTACTACTGACCATTAACATGGGTTTCATGGAGTGGAAGATATCATGACTAGTTGCCTATAAGTATTCTAATGgtgcaaaaagtcaaaattcagAGGCATTAATAACCTttattggaatgtaaatgtacatccaaGCTTAACTGCAGAAATTTGTGAGGGCAACGGACAAGAAAAATGCGGGTAGTTTTGGTGTACCCAGGGCAGGCTTAGtaacaatcagggcttgacattaacacctgccagctgttttcagctgtttcagtTCACACCGCCAGCAAACtctctgttggagtttgttggataggtgttggcgttggtcggagtctgtttacccgactgaacatgtttaaaggtgccatcgaatgtttttttacaagatgtaatataagtctaaggtgtcccctgaatgtgtctgtgaagtttcagctcaaaatactccatagattttttttaattaatttttttaactacctattttggggcatcattaaatatga
The window above is part of the Chanodichthys erythropterus isolate Z2021 chromosome 3, ASM2448905v1, whole genome shotgun sequence genome. Proteins encoded here:
- the LOC137014330 gene encoding LOW QUALITY PROTEIN: zinc finger protein 271-like (The sequence of the model RefSeq protein was modified relative to this genomic sequence to represent the inferred CDS: substituted 2 bases at 2 genomic stop codons); the encoded protein is MSDPEPCRMKHTEDTEEQRELMEDSEESEELREVEQEHHDKPEEKPLSRSKTKKTFLKKRAKKSTTCTQCGKSFSTNQSLKRHMRIHTGEKPFTCDQCGKSFTTKQHLEIHMRVHTGEKPFTCDQCGKSFTQKGHLKEHMKVHTGEKPHTCDQCDKTFLWSSDLKIHLRVHTKEKPHSCSVCEKSFSWLCSLXXHEKTHTGVREYMCFECEKTFTTWSDLKKHKRIHTGEKPYKCSHCDKRFSQSSSLKTHERIHTGEKPYKCSHCNKRFSQSSSLKTHERIYSREKLHTCDQCGKSFSFKSHLKIHMKIHAVEKPHHHKKPFTCDQCGKSFSQSSHLKAHMRIHTGERPFTCDQCGKSCTRSSHLKEHMRIHTGEKPFTCDQCDKTFHGKSTLMKHLRVHTKEKPHSCSVCGKSFSLLSYLNEHEKTHTGVREYVCFECEKTFTTATHLKLHERIHTGEKPYKCSQCDKRFSVSSSLKTHERIHSREKPHTCDQCGTSFSFKNHLKIHMKIHAVEKPHHHSLKS